One genomic region from Pararge aegeria chromosome 14, ilParAegt1.1, whole genome shotgun sequence encodes:
- the LOC120629518 gene encoding protein chibby homolog 1, whose product MPLFSNKFSPKTIPVRRQDTAVLKNEFGSDFASRELSIDIAPLKLKLGEFELSFEEGQWIPASGRAGAAHKENIRLKKELEHLEEENNMLRLKFEILLDMMTDKTVEAEQEVQRAQSMGSLKTKSKKQKW is encoded by the exons ATGCctttatttagtaataaattttcGCCCAAAACAATCCCAGTGAGGAGACAAGATACCGCGGTATTGAAAAATGAATTCGGTAGTGATTTTGCATCGAGAGAATTATCGATAGACATTGCACCACTGAAATTGAAACTGGGTGAATTTGAACTGTCTTTCGAAGAAGGGCAATGGATACCAG CATCCGGCAGAGCTGGCGCAGCACATAAAGAGAACATTCGCCTTAAAAAAGAATTGGAACACCTTGAAGAAGAAAACAATATGCTGCGACTGAAATTCGAAATACTACTCGATATGATGACCGATAAGACTGTAGAAGCAGAACAAGAAGTCCAGCGAGCTCAAAGTATGGGCTCATTGAAAACGAAGAGTAAAAAACAGAAGTGGTAA